From Scomber scombrus chromosome 21, fScoSco1.1, whole genome shotgun sequence, one genomic window encodes:
- the LOC134003663 gene encoding tumor necrosis factor ligand superfamily member 14-like codes for MDTHATHTPVPHRLTQVRQSVCVPQNLLFILVSVALFGIVIEACFIYRLYKPESVSGSATFSKIIAERDVISTKSNDPFIPTKPVAHLTDGQDAVSTQEILAWSTVADPLLYQMDYKDRSLVIQKAGYYYIYSKLFFSDNGTFHHLVNQKSEKFAGKSLNLLQSRKYSESLKFSIKSNSYLGGVFYLDKGDAIFVEVSNTTKIMRNKPTENVFGAFMI; via the exons ATGGACACCCATGCCACTCACACTCCAGTGCCTCACAGACTGACCCAGgtgagacagagtgtgtgtgtgccacagaACCTGCTGTTCATCCTGGTGAGCGTGGCGTTGTTCGGCATCGTGATAGAGGCCTGTTTCATCTACCGACTCTACAAACCTGAATCT GTCAGCGGGTCAGCAACATTCTCTAAGATCATTGCAG AACGAGATGTTATCTCCACCAAATCCAACGATCCTTTCATCCCTACCAAACCAGTTGCACATCTGACAG ACGGACAAGATGCAGTTTCTACTCAAGAGATACTGGCATGGAGCACAGTTGCAGACCCTCTTCTCTATCAAATGGACTACAAAGACAGAAGTCTGGTCATTCAGAAGGCGGGGTATTACTATATCTACTCCAAGCTTTTCTTCTCAGACAACGGCACATTTCACCATCTTGTTAATCAGAAGAGTGAAAAGTTTGCAGGGAAAAGTCTCAATCTCCTGCAGTCCAGGAAATATTCAGAGTCTCTCAAGTTTTCCATAAAGTCCAACAGTTACCTGGGAGGAGTGTTCTACCTGGACAAGGGTGATGCCATTTTTGTAGAAGTGAGTAACACCACAAAAATAATGCGTAACAAACCCACTGAGAATGTCTTTGGTGCTTTTATGATATGA